One window from the genome of Diabrotica virgifera virgifera chromosome 6, PGI_DIABVI_V3a encodes:
- the LOC126886513 gene encoding uncharacterized protein LOC126886513 isoform X2: protein MSYICHTGVYHRKKVLCDLWCLSQTTVNLTSCPTNYSKQTNRTEEPNIIPDLSQQTDDSDTEQRVVESLRFAFCEVMSVCWGVWRKQEYETWKDMQKIETSYVSHRTICRKEHKIMYYDCNRSDLQGYKPNYKIMTEKAGGSIKIKGVCPSRLICKLRDQGQVSVSYWKTHAGHKEELRTMHLSKAEEKMVVEKLMAGVPPSRILKDSRKLETPQLDRLAVITTQDLTNLSTKYNIHKKRDQNDMVAAALKVQEWNANNKNYTFLFKKEDDAARCSREMLTIKSRHEEEINEFVRGKLEQTNVTQEKTKRSLQQEYLNNVLNGLDDQGFAEYMRKTQGILEEVNNKGKKITKKRKMET from the exons atgtCATACATATGTCATACCGGTGTCTATCATAgaaaaaaagtgttgtgtgatttgtgGTGTCTATCACAGACTACAGTAAACCTAACATCGTGCCCGACCAATTACAGCAAACAAACGAATAGAACAGAAGAACCTAACATCATACCCGACCTATCACAGCAAACGGACGATAGTGACACAGAACAGAGAGTAGTAGAATCTCTACGTTTTGCATTTTGTGAGGTTATGAGTGTGTGTTGGGGTGTTTGGCG CAAACAAGAATATGAGACATGGAAAGATATGCAGAAAATTGAGACAAGTTATGTATCTCATAGAACAATTTGTAGAAAGGAACATAAGATAATGTACTATGATTGTAACAGAAGTGACCTACAAG GATATAAACCCAACTATAAAATAATGACAGAGAAAGCTGGTGGATCAATTAAAATTAAAGGAGTGTGCCCTTCCAGGCTGATTTGcaaactgagagaccaaggacAAGTTTCTGTCAGTTACTGGAAAACACATGCTGGACATAAAGAAGAATTAAGAACCATGCATCTGTCAAAAGCAGAAGAAAAaatggttgtagaaaaattaatgGCTGGGGTGCCACCCAGTAGAATTTTAAAAGATTCAAGAAAGTTGGAAACACCACAACTAGATAGACTTGCTGTAATAACAACTCAAGATCTCACAAATTTGTCCACAAAGTACAATATACACAAGAAAAGAGATCAAAATGATATGGTAGCAGCAGCCTTAAAGGTTCAGGAATGGAATGCTAACAACAAGAATTATACTTTCTTATTTAAGAAAGAAG ATGATGCTGCAAGGTGTTCGAGAGAAATGTTAACTATCAAATCAAGGCATGAGGAGGAAATTAATGAATTTGTCAGAGGGAAGCTAGAACAGACAAATGTGACCCAGGAAAAAACCAAACGAAGTCTTCAACAGGAATACCTCAATAATGTGTTGAACGGATTAGATGACCAAGGTTTTGCGGAATATATGAGGAAAACTCAAGGAATTCTGGAAGAAGTTAATAATAAGGGAAAGAAGATTACGAAGAAGCGAAAAATGGAGACTTGA
- the LOC126886513 gene encoding uncharacterized protein LOC126886513 isoform X1 → MNSCTQSISTNPEEALCHICSKIFITQSSLNRHIKKIHKIDGPTNNINQNHIICPLCEKDTNFNSHEKLRKHLQDLHQVSIELVTFEFSSKQEYETWKDMQKIETSYVSHRTICRKEHKIMYYDCNRSDLQGYKPNYKIMTEKAGGSIKIKGVCPSRLICKLRDQGQVSVSYWKTHAGHKEELRTMHLSKAEEKMVVEKLMAGVPPSRILKDSRKLETPQLDRLAVITTQDLTNLSTKYNIHKKRDQNDMVAAALKVQEWNANNKNYTFLFKKEDDAARCSREMLTIKSRHEEEINEFVRGKLEQTNVTQEKTKRSLQQEYLNNVLNGLDDQGFAEYMRKTQGILEEVNNKGKKITKKRKMET, encoded by the exons ATGAATTCATGTACTCAATCAATTTCAACAAACCCTGAAGAAGCTCTCTGCCATATTTGCAGCAAAATATTTATAACTCAGTCTTCACTAAATCGTCAtatcaaaaaaatacataaaatagatGGGCCCACTAACAATATAAATCAAAATCACATTATTTGTCCCTTATGTGAGAAAGATACTAATTTTAATAGTCATGAGAAGTTACGAAAACATCTTCAGGACCTTCACCAGGTGAGTATTGAACTTGTAACATTTGAATTTTCTAGCAAACAAGAATATGAGACATGGAAAGATATGCAGAAAATTGAGACAAGTTATGTATCTCATAGAACAATTTGTAGAAAGGAACATAAGATAATGTACTATGATTGTAACAGAAGTGACCTACAAG GATATAAACCCAACTATAAAATAATGACAGAGAAAGCTGGTGGATCAATTAAAATTAAAGGAGTGTGCCCTTCCAGGCTGATTTGcaaactgagagaccaaggacAAGTTTCTGTCAGTTACTGGAAAACACATGCTGGACATAAAGAAGAATTAAGAACCATGCATCTGTCAAAAGCAGAAGAAAAaatggttgtagaaaaattaatgGCTGGGGTGCCACCCAGTAGAATTTTAAAAGATTCAAGAAAGTTGGAAACACCACAACTAGATAGACTTGCTGTAATAACAACTCAAGATCTCACAAATTTGTCCACAAAGTACAATATACACAAGAAAAGAGATCAAAATGATATGGTAGCAGCAGCCTTAAAGGTTCAGGAATGGAATGCTAACAACAAGAATTATACTTTCTTATTTAAGAAAGAAG ATGATGCTGCAAGGTGTTCGAGAGAAATGTTAACTATCAAATCAAGGCATGAGGAGGAAATTAATGAATTTGTCAGAGGGAAGCTAGAACAGACAAATGTGACCCAGGAAAAAACCAAACGAAGTCTTCAACAGGAATACCTCAATAATGTGTTGAACGGATTAGATGACCAAGGTTTTGCGGAATATATGAGGAAAACTCAAGGAATTCTGGAAGAAGTTAATAATAAGGGAAAGAAGATTACGAAGAAGCGAAAAATGGAGACTTGA
- the LOC126886513 gene encoding uncharacterized protein LOC126886513 isoform X3 codes for MQKIETSYVSHRTICRKEHKIMYYDCNRSDLQGYKPNYKIMTEKAGGSIKIKGVCPSRLICKLRDQGQVSVSYWKTHAGHKEELRTMHLSKAEEKMVVEKLMAGVPPSRILKDSRKLETPQLDRLAVITTQDLTNLSTKYNIHKKRDQNDMVAAALKVQEWNANNKNYTFLFKKEDDAARCSREMLTIKSRHEEEINEFVRGKLEQTNVTQEKTKRSLQQEYLNNVLNGLDDQGFAEYMRKTQGILEEVNNKGKKITKKRKMET; via the exons ATGCAGAAAATTGAGACAAGTTATGTATCTCATAGAACAATTTGTAGAAAGGAACATAAGATAATGTACTATGATTGTAACAGAAGTGACCTACAAG GATATAAACCCAACTATAAAATAATGACAGAGAAAGCTGGTGGATCAATTAAAATTAAAGGAGTGTGCCCTTCCAGGCTGATTTGcaaactgagagaccaaggacAAGTTTCTGTCAGTTACTGGAAAACACATGCTGGACATAAAGAAGAATTAAGAACCATGCATCTGTCAAAAGCAGAAGAAAAaatggttgtagaaaaattaatgGCTGGGGTGCCACCCAGTAGAATTTTAAAAGATTCAAGAAAGTTGGAAACACCACAACTAGATAGACTTGCTGTAATAACAACTCAAGATCTCACAAATTTGTCCACAAAGTACAATATACACAAGAAAAGAGATCAAAATGATATGGTAGCAGCAGCCTTAAAGGTTCAGGAATGGAATGCTAACAACAAGAATTATACTTTCTTATTTAAGAAAGAAG ATGATGCTGCAAGGTGTTCGAGAGAAATGTTAACTATCAAATCAAGGCATGAGGAGGAAATTAATGAATTTGTCAGAGGGAAGCTAGAACAGACAAATGTGACCCAGGAAAAAACCAAACGAAGTCTTCAACAGGAATACCTCAATAATGTGTTGAACGGATTAGATGACCAAGGTTTTGCGGAATATATGAGGAAAACTCAAGGAATTCTGGAAGAAGTTAATAATAAGGGAAAGAAGATTACGAAGAAGCGAAAAATGGAGACTTGA